The nucleotide window GTCTCTCCCACCTCCACGGCGGTGGCGTCGGTGGAGCGGATGTCGAAGGTCATGAACTGCACGTCCCGCGCGCCGGAGGCGATGGCGTCGGCGTAGTGCTGGACGATGGCCTCGCGCCCCAGGATCGCGGCCTCCCCCGGCGGGAAGAGGGCGGCATCCTCGGCATAGATCGCGCCGATCGCGGCGAGGTCCTGGGCGTTGTAGGCGGCGACCAGCTGAGCCATGCGGGCGATGATCGGGTTGGAGGTGTCGTTGGTCTGGGCCTGGGCCGCGAGGGGCAGGAGGAGGGCGAGGGCAAATATGAGGGCGCGCATGGGGTCTTCCTTATGGGTCAATCAATGGGCCTGAGTGTGGGCGCGGGAGGTGGGGTGTGGCAAGGGGGAGTGGGTTGCAAGGTTGCAACCGGGGGTTAAGGTGTTGGTTTTGTTTGGGAAAGGGATTTTTGTTAACGGTTTGTTAAGGGGGGGGGCGTGGAAGAGGGAGGGTTGGCCGCAGCCGAAAAACGCGCGTTTTCCGGTCCGTTTTGCGGGCGCAAAACGGCAGTGCGGTGGGAGCGCGAAGGGCGGGGTTTGACCCGGCCGATGGGGAGACGGCGGGACAAGTCCCGCCCTACAGTCGAGCGGGCCAAGGCGCGAGTGGCGGACGGTGAGACTCCGGGCTGAAGCCCGGTCTACGGGCGAGGCGGAGACCCAAGCGCGGAACAGCACCTGTGGTGCCCGCGCCAGCGCCTGCCCGTTCCGGCGCACCGGAGATGCGCCGTGTATGAGCGGCACGCCTTCGGCGTGACGGGCTGGCGCTTTGGTGAGGCTGGGCGTGCGGCAGATGGCCGGGAGGGGTTTGGCCGGGATAAAGTGGAGCAAACCGGCGTCGCTGCGCCATCCCACGGGCAGGCGATGGCGCGTCTGATCTACGGATGAGCAGAGGACCCGGCCACGGAATCAAGCGCGCAGCGCGCCGTGGCCAGCGCCGACCCGCCCCGTCGCACCGGAGGTGCGCCATGATTAGTCGGCACGCTTTTGGCGTGACGGGGCGGCGCTTTGGTGGATCTTGGTCCGCGGTTGATGGCTAGGAGTGCTTTGGCTGCAATAAAGTGGGTCGATCAGAGGGCG belongs to Hasllibacter sp. MH4015 and includes:
- a CDS encoding DUF4440 domain-containing protein, which encodes MRALIFALALLLPLAAQAQTNDTSNPIIARMAQLVAAYNAQDLAAIGAIYAEDAALFPPGEAAILGREAIVQHYADAIASGARDVQFMTFDIRSTDATAVEVGETVLQAGENRVVTRYMHLWEVIDGQILLTRDMYHVLSIQ